A region of Streptomyces sp. NBC_01750 DNA encodes the following proteins:
- a CDS encoding AAA family ATPase encodes MTTYDDRASLTDLTTTAERVRRSVEGVIEGKPEVVRLSLTVLLAEGHLLIEDVPGVGKTMLAKALARSIDCSVRRIQFTPDLLPSDITGVSIFDQQRRDFEFKPGAIFAQIVIGDEINRASPKTQSALLESMEERQVTIDGHTYELPSPFMVVATQNPVEMEGTYPLPEAQRDRFMARVSIGYPSADAELQMLDVHGGVSPLDDLQPVAHAHDIVKLIDAVRTVHVADSVRRYAVELVAATRNHPDLRLGASPRATLHLLRAAKATAALSGRDYALPDDVQSLAVQVLAHRLLPTAQAQLNRRTAEQVVLEIMQRIPVPTAGGSESSYVPGRPAQSPLYGQQPGARRL; translated from the coding sequence GTGACGACCTATGACGATCGAGCGAGCCTCACAGATCTGACCACCACAGCGGAGCGTGTCCGCAGGTCGGTGGAGGGTGTGATCGAGGGCAAGCCTGAGGTCGTACGGCTTTCGCTGACCGTGCTGCTCGCCGAGGGGCATCTGCTCATCGAAGATGTACCGGGCGTGGGCAAGACAATGCTGGCCAAGGCGCTGGCGAGATCCATCGACTGTTCGGTGCGGCGTATCCAGTTCACACCGGATCTGCTGCCGTCGGACATCACCGGTGTGTCGATCTTCGACCAGCAACGGCGTGACTTCGAGTTCAAGCCGGGCGCGATCTTCGCCCAGATCGTGATCGGCGACGAGATCAACCGCGCGTCGCCGAAGACCCAGTCGGCGCTGCTGGAGTCGATGGAGGAGCGTCAGGTCACCATCGACGGGCACACGTACGAACTGCCCAGCCCCTTCATGGTGGTGGCCACCCAGAACCCGGTGGAGATGGAGGGCACGTACCCGCTGCCGGAGGCGCAGCGCGACCGCTTCATGGCGCGGGTGTCGATCGGCTATCCCAGCGCGGACGCCGAGCTGCAGATGCTCGATGTGCACGGTGGCGTCTCGCCGCTGGACGATCTGCAGCCGGTGGCGCACGCCCACGACATCGTGAAGCTCATCGACGCGGTGCGTACGGTCCATGTCGCCGATTCCGTGCGGCGGTACGCCGTGGAGCTGGTGGCGGCCACCCGTAACCACCCGGATCTCAGACTCGGAGCGTCGCCGCGCGCCACGCTGCATCTGCTGCGCGCCGCGAAGGCCACAGCCGCGCTCAGCGGCCGTGACTACGCCCTGCCGGACGACGTCCAGTCGCTGGCGGTGCAGGTGCTGGCGCACCGGCTGCTGCCCACCGCGCAGGCGCAGTTGAACCGCCGTACGGCCGAGCAGGTCGTGCTGGAGATCATGCAGCGCATCCCCGTGCCCACCGCCGGGGGCTCGGAGAGCTCTTATGTCCCGGGCCGGCCGGCTCAGTCGCCGCTCTACGGCCAGCAGCCCGGCGCCCGGCGGTTGTGA
- a CDS encoding ATP-binding cassette domain-containing protein, protein MDSPVSPDGSHGAAVTAEGFGLKGPRGWAFRSVSIEAEPGSLIAIEGPSGSGRTCLLLALTGRMRPTEGRGEAGGLQLPRKMAAVRRISALGPVAGVSELDPALTVAEHLRERALLQRRFDGSLRTLLRPRAERVAAARSRIAEALEAAGLDLATLAKEERTAVRDLERLEALRLSVALALVGRPRLLAVDDTDLKLSDSDRAEAWKLLRSVADGGTTVLAVCSQAPEGTTTIRTLADTAPRSEDPTGHAPGGTARPKSEDPTGPKPESTVRPKPEVTIEDTNEEGAADALAETGRA, encoded by the coding sequence ATGGACAGCCCTGTCAGCCCCGACGGCAGTCACGGGGCAGCCGTCACGGCCGAGGGCTTCGGGCTCAAGGGCCCGCGCGGCTGGGCGTTCCGCTCGGTGAGCATCGAGGCGGAACCCGGCTCACTCATCGCGATCGAAGGCCCGTCCGGATCCGGCCGTACCTGTCTGCTGCTCGCGCTCACCGGCCGGATGCGTCCCACCGAGGGCCGGGGCGAGGCCGGCGGCCTGCAGCTGCCGCGGAAGATGGCCGCCGTACGCCGGATCAGCGCACTCGGCCCGGTAGCGGGCGTCAGCGAGCTCGACCCGGCGCTGACCGTCGCCGAACATCTGCGCGAACGCGCTCTGCTGCAGCGCCGCTTCGACGGCTCGCTGCGCACCCTGCTGCGGCCCCGCGCCGAGCGGGTCGCCGCGGCCCGGAGCCGTATCGCCGAGGCACTGGAGGCGGCGGGGCTGGACCTGGCCACTCTGGCCAAGGAGGAGCGCACGGCCGTACGCGATCTGGAGCGCCTTGAGGCGCTGCGCCTGTCCGTCGCCCTCGCGCTGGTCGGCCGTCCGCGGCTGCTCGCCGTCGACGACACCGATCTCAAACTTTCCGACAGCGACCGGGCCGAGGCCTGGAAGCTGCTCCGCTCCGTCGCCGACGGCGGTACGACCGTGCTCGCCGTCTGCAGCCAGGCCCCCGAGGGCACGACGACGATCCGCACCCTCGCGGACACCGCTCCGAGGAGCGAAGACCCGACCGGGCACGCGCCAGGAGGCACGGCCCGGCCGAAGTCCGAAGACCCGACCGGACCGAAGCCCGAAAGCACGGTCCGGCCGAAGCCCGAAGTCACGATCGAGGACACCAACGAGGAGGGGGCGGCCGATGCGCTCGCCGAAACTGGCCGCGCTTGA
- a CDS encoding transglutaminase TgpA family protein, with protein sequence MSGRGRLALCAFAATLMAAGAMLPLVEPASWMLQAAFLLAIQSGVGALARRVPLARPLTVAVQALVTLLLLTVVFARGQAILGLLPGPEAIEQFGQLLNAGAEDVGRYAIPAPATDGIRLMVIGGVLVIGLAVDALAVTFRSSAPAGLPLLALYSVAAGLSGGDASWLWFLLAASGYLVLLLAEGRDRLSQWGRVFGGAASAQARTAVGFDSAGGHPLAPVRTGRRIGALALGVALVVPAALPALDGGLLGSAGSGDGQGAGGGTISAVNPLVSLQDSLNQPEDREVIRYRTNATNTQDLYLRIVALDQFDGTAWKSSERKVKDVPDELPRPDGLSPSVGATEIKTNISAAGSYKQSWLPLPYPATKVQINGRWRYEPTGRTLVGDRGQNTRGAQYSVTSLLVKPTPDQLAKAPAPPAALLREYTKVPDVLPDEVRNTARRVTKGATNDYERAVKLQDWFAVNGGFSYDTQVQSGTGVTAITRFLRQKEGFCVHFSFSMAAMARTLGIPARVAVGFTPGAPRSDGTMSVGLQAAHAWPELYFEGVGWTRFEPTPTRGSAPEYTRAQSPSGQPTTPAQPGASSSPTPSAAPSAQDNCPAQAKRIGECGAAAPQDILPPADPGTSLGTVLGVALAVLAVVVLPMLPMLWRMRVRARRLGSGGRTPADAAARTLAAWQEITDTAWDHGITPDDSQTQRKAAARIVRLGGLEDEAADAVHRVAGAVEQVLYAPEPRPGTGLADDAELIRAGLGDAASRVTRLRALLAPRSAIRVMWAFSARWATLTDRWGVPRWRLDRWTALLRRPSRQRG encoded by the coding sequence ATGAGCGGTCGCGGAAGGCTGGCACTCTGCGCCTTCGCCGCCACGCTGATGGCGGCGGGCGCGATGCTGCCGCTGGTCGAACCGGCTTCCTGGATGCTGCAGGCGGCGTTCCTGCTGGCGATCCAGAGCGGGGTGGGCGCGCTCGCCCGGCGGGTTCCGCTGGCCAGGCCGCTGACGGTGGCGGTGCAGGCGCTCGTCACGCTGCTGCTGCTCACCGTGGTCTTCGCCCGGGGCCAGGCGATCCTCGGGCTGCTGCCGGGGCCCGAGGCGATCGAGCAGTTCGGCCAGTTGCTGAACGCGGGCGCCGAGGATGTCGGGCGGTACGCGATCCCGGCGCCGGCGACCGACGGCATCAGGCTGATGGTGATCGGCGGCGTGCTGGTGATCGGCCTCGCGGTGGATGCCCTCGCGGTGACGTTCCGCAGCTCGGCCCCGGCCGGGCTGCCGCTGCTGGCGCTCTATTCGGTGGCCGCGGGGCTCTCCGGCGGCGACGCGAGCTGGCTCTGGTTCCTGCTCGCAGCCTCCGGATATCTGGTGCTTCTGCTGGCCGAGGGCCGGGACCGGCTCTCCCAGTGGGGCCGGGTCTTCGGCGGAGCCGCGTCGGCACAGGCGCGTACCGCGGTCGGATTCGACTCGGCGGGCGGCCATCCGCTGGCACCGGTCCGTACCGGTCGGCGTATCGGCGCGCTCGCGCTGGGCGTGGCACTCGTGGTCCCGGCGGCGCTGCCGGCGCTGGACGGCGGGCTGCTGGGCAGTGCGGGCAGCGGGGACGGACAGGGCGCGGGCGGCGGCACCATCTCCGCGGTGAACCCGCTGGTCTCGCTGCAGGACAGCCTCAATCAGCCCGAGGACCGCGAGGTCATCCGGTATCGCACCAACGCGACGAACACCCAGGACCTGTATCTGCGGATCGTCGCGCTGGACCAGTTCGACGGCACGGCCTGGAAGTCCTCCGAGCGCAAGGTCAAGGACGTACCGGACGAGCTGCCCCGGCCGGACGGGCTGAGTCCGTCGGTCGGCGCCACCGAGATCAAGACGAACATTTCGGCGGCCGGCTCGTACAAGCAGAGCTGGCTGCCGCTCCCGTACCCGGCGACGAAGGTGCAGATCAACGGCCGCTGGCGGTACGAGCCCACCGGCCGGACCCTGGTCGGCGACCGCGGCCAGAACACCCGTGGAGCGCAGTACTCGGTCACCAGCCTGCTGGTGAAGCCGACGCCGGACCAGCTGGCCAAGGCGCCAGCGCCGCCGGCCGCGCTGCTGCGCGAGTACACCAAGGTGCCCGATGTGCTGCCCGACGAGGTCAGGAACACGGCGCGCAGGGTGACGAAGGGCGCCACGAACGACTATGAGCGGGCCGTCAAGCTGCAGGACTGGTTCGCCGTGAACGGTGGCTTCAGCTACGACACCCAGGTCCAGTCGGGTACGGGTGTCACCGCGATCACCCGCTTCCTGAGGCAGAAGGAAGGCTTCTGCGTCCACTTCTCGTTCTCCATGGCCGCGATGGCCAGGACGCTGGGGATTCCGGCGCGGGTCGCGGTGGGCTTCACCCCGGGCGCCCCGCGGTCGGACGGCACCATGTCGGTGGGTCTGCAGGCGGCGCACGCCTGGCCGGAGCTGTACTTCGAGGGTGTGGGATGGACGCGGTTCGAGCCGACCCCGACCCGGGGCTCCGCGCCCGAGTACACGCGGGCGCAGTCGCCGTCCGGTCAGCCGACCACCCCGGCGCAGCCCGGGGCCAGCAGCTCGCCGACGCCCTCCGCAGCGCCCTCCGCCCAGGACAACTGCCCGGCGCAGGCGAAGCGGATCGGCGAGTGCGGAGCGGCCGCGCCGCAGGACATCCTGCCGCCCGCCGACCCCGGGACTTCGCTGGGGACCGTGCTGGGCGTGGCTCTTGCCGTGCTGGCGGTGGTGGTGCTGCCGATGCTGCCGATGCTCTGGCGGATGAGGGTGCGTGCGCGACGGCTCGGCTCGGGTGGGCGTACGCCGGCGGACGCCGCGGCCCGGACGCTGGCGGCCTGGCAGGAGATCACCGATACGGCCTGGGACCACGGCATCACGCCCGACGACTCGCAGACACAGCGAAAGGCGGCCGCGCGCATCGTCCGGCTGGGAGGGCTGGAGGACGAAGCGGCGGACGCGGTGCACCGGGTGGCCGGAGCGGTGGAGCAGGTGCTGTACGCCCCTGAGCCCCGGCCCGGTACGGGGCTGGCCGATGACGCCGAGCTGATCCGGGCCGGGCTGGGCGACGCGGCGAGCCGGGTGACGCGGCTGCGGGCACTGCTCGCGCCCCGTTCCGCCATTCGGGTGATGTGGGCCTTCTCGGCCCGCTGGGCGACCCTCACCGATCGGTGGGGCGTGCCCCGTTGGCGCCTGGACCGGTGGACGGCACTTCTGCGCCGCCCGTCCCGGCAGCGAGGCTGA
- a CDS encoding SAV_6107 family HEPN domain-containing protein, with protein sequence MASSYAAAAHRRRATGPAPSPTGPANDVHPVLRRASAPPAALDLLAQARTGLDEAATLETPNERYATAHLAALRTAAAVLAARGRPETSERRRQRIRSAWEVLPEIAPELSEWSVLFASGARRRARAEAGIHGAASNRDADDLLRDAAMFLRLVERMLVLQPVLPQPRTERPETGDAVG encoded by the coding sequence ATGGCCAGCTCCTACGCAGCAGCCGCACACCGGCGCCGCGCCACCGGCCCTGCCCCCTCACCGACCGGACCGGCGAACGACGTGCACCCCGTCCTGCGGCGGGCCTCGGCACCGCCCGCCGCCCTCGACCTGCTCGCCCAGGCCCGCACGGGCCTCGACGAGGCCGCCACTCTCGAAACGCCGAACGAGCGTTACGCCACCGCACATCTGGCCGCCCTGCGCACCGCAGCCGCGGTCCTCGCCGCCCGCGGCCGCCCGGAGACCAGCGAGCGCCGCAGGCAGCGGATCCGCAGCGCCTGGGAAGTCCTGCCCGAGATAGCTCCGGAACTGTCCGAGTGGAGTGTTCTGTTCGCCTCCGGGGCCCGGCGCAGGGCGCGCGCCGAGGCCGGGATCCATGGCGCGGCGAGCAACCGCGACGCCGACGACCTGCTGCGCGACGCGGCCATGTTCCTGCGCCTGGTCGAGCGGATGCTCGTGCTGCAGCCGGTGCTGCCCCAGCCCCGGACGGAGCGACCGGAGACGGGTGACGCCGTGGGGTGA
- a CDS encoding PP2C family protein-serine/threonine phosphatase: MRGHRNDPPDNAQLLITLGRLVDQALERIKLQQARVELAMALQRHMLPPELPELLGVHIAAKYAPSRDGLDVGGDWYDAFLMMDGSLGLSIGDVQGHDVEAVAFMGQVRTSLRALAEATSDPSEVLSRANDLLISMSFGLFATCCFLRFDPLSRDLTVSRAGHVPMVWATAGGRSGIALDRGGPPLGVVAGERYPVTHRRLLEAGVLVLLTDGVVEGPHYPMEAGLAEVHQLVRAGFDADPDVLASAVVKVADRTGHRDDAAVLVVRYDGPPESR, from the coding sequence ATGCGCGGACATCGCAACGACCCGCCCGACAATGCGCAACTCCTGATCACCCTCGGGCGACTCGTCGACCAGGCCCTGGAGCGGATCAAGCTCCAGCAGGCTCGGGTAGAGCTGGCCATGGCCCTGCAGCGCCATATGCTCCCGCCCGAATTGCCGGAGCTGCTCGGTGTGCATATCGCGGCCAAGTACGCGCCCTCACGGGACGGGCTGGACGTGGGCGGCGACTGGTACGACGCCTTTCTGATGATGGACGGGTCGCTCGGGCTCTCGATCGGAGATGTGCAGGGCCATGATGTGGAGGCCGTCGCCTTCATGGGACAGGTCCGCACCAGCCTGCGGGCCCTCGCCGAGGCGACGAGCGATCCGAGCGAGGTACTGAGCCGCGCCAACGACCTGCTGATCTCGATGAGCTTCGGCCTCTTCGCGACCTGCTGCTTCCTGCGTTTCGACCCGCTCAGCCGCGATCTCACCGTGTCCCGGGCCGGTCATGTGCCGATGGTCTGGGCCACCGCCGGCGGCCGCTCCGGCATCGCCCTGGACCGCGGCGGCCCGCCCCTCGGCGTCGTGGCCGGCGAGCGCTATCCGGTGACCCACCGGCGGCTACTGGAGGCAGGAGTCCTCGTCCTGCTCACCGACGGGGTCGTGGAAGGACCGCACTACCCGATGGAGGCCGGTCTGGCCGAGGTGCATCAGCTCGTGCGCGCGGGATTCGACGCCGACCCCGACGTACTGGCCTCAGCCGTCGTCAAGGTGGCGGATCGGACCGGCCACCGTGACGATGCCGCCGTTCTCGTTGTGCGCTACGACGGCCCGCCGGAGTCCCGGTAA
- the rsmH gene encoding 16S rRNA (cytosine(1402)-N(4))-methyltransferase RsmH → MSQTRHVPVMLQRCLDLLAPALDRPGAVVVDCTLGLGGHSEALLTQFPEVQLVALDRDTEALRLSAERLAPFGDRATLVHAVYDELPDVLERLKIPKVQGILFDLGVSSMQLDEADRGFAYAQDAPLDMRMDQTTGMSAAEVLNTYPPGELVRILRAYGEEKQAKRIVSAVVREREKEPFSNSARLVELIRDALPQAAKRTGGNPAKRTFQALRIEVNGELAVLERAVPAAVQALAVGGRIAVLSYHSLEDRLVKHVFAAGAANTAPPGLPVVPEQYQPRLKLLTRGAELPTEEEVAENRRAAPARFRGAQRIREDV, encoded by the coding sequence ATGAGCCAGACCCGACACGTCCCGGTGATGCTCCAGCGGTGCCTGGACCTGTTGGCCCCGGCGCTGGACCGGCCGGGCGCGGTCGTCGTCGACTGCACCCTCGGCCTCGGCGGACACAGCGAGGCCCTGCTCACGCAGTTCCCCGAGGTACAGCTCGTCGCGCTCGACCGCGACACGGAGGCGCTGCGGCTGTCGGCCGAGCGGCTCGCGCCGTTCGGCGACCGGGCCACCCTGGTGCACGCCGTCTACGACGAGCTGCCCGACGTCCTTGAGCGCCTGAAGATCCCGAAGGTCCAGGGCATTCTCTTCGACCTCGGCGTCTCCTCCATGCAGCTCGACGAGGCGGACCGCGGATTCGCGTACGCCCAGGACGCCCCCCTCGATATGCGCATGGACCAGACGACCGGCATGAGCGCCGCCGAGGTCCTCAACACCTACCCGCCGGGCGAGCTGGTGCGGATCCTGCGCGCGTACGGCGAGGAGAAGCAGGCCAAGCGGATCGTGTCCGCGGTCGTACGGGAACGGGAGAAGGAGCCTTTCTCCAACAGCGCCCGGCTCGTCGAGCTGATCCGCGACGCGCTGCCGCAGGCAGCCAAGCGCACCGGTGGCAACCCGGCCAAGCGCACGTTCCAGGCGCTGCGTATCGAGGTCAACGGCGAACTGGCCGTTCTGGAGCGGGCCGTCCCGGCCGCCGTTCAAGCGCTCGCGGTCGGCGGCCGGATCGCCGTGCTCTCGTACCACTCGCTCGAGGACCGGCTGGTCAAGCACGTTTTCGCGGCCGGCGCGGCCAACACCGCGCCGCCCGGACTGCCCGTCGTACCCGAGCAGTACCAGCCACGGCTGAAGCTGCTGACCCGCG
- a CDS encoding DUF3040 domain-containing protein, giving the protein MPLSEHEQRMLEQMERALYAEDPKFATALEGSGLRTYTRRRVYQAVAGFLVGIALLMAGMVAQQIWISVVGFLVMLGCAVLAVTGWRRAPKPGEQQPQGDPAASARRQPRRRRSMMNRIEERWQRRRDEQGGH; this is encoded by the coding sequence GTGCCGCTCTCGGAGCACGAGCAGCGAATGCTCGAGCAGATGGAGCGAGCGCTGTACGCCGAAGATCCCAAGTTCGCTACAGCGCTTGAGGGAAGCGGGCTGCGTACGTACACCCGGCGACGGGTCTACCAGGCGGTCGCAGGCTTCCTGGTGGGTATCGCGCTCCTCATGGCCGGAATGGTCGCGCAGCAGATCTGGATCAGCGTGGTGGGGTTCCTCGTCATGCTCGGCTGTGCGGTTCTCGCGGTCACCGGCTGGCGCAGAGCGCCCAAACCGGGTGAGCAACAGCCCCAGGGGGACCCGGCGGCATCAGCTCGCCGCCAGCCCCGCCGGCGCAGGTCGATGATGAACCGGATCGAGGAACGGTGGCAGCGTCGCCGCGACGAACAGGGCGGCCACTGA
- a CDS encoding DUF58 domain-containing protein, translating into MSAGAPTAAEGKDTSGVRAALGGLTTRGRSFLAAGVAAAVCAYVLGQGDLLRVGLLLGVLPLVCVAVLYRTRYRVAGSRRLSPLRVPAGSEARVHLRMDNVSRLPTGLLMLQDHVPYVLGPRPRFVLDQVEAGGRREVSYRVRSDLRGRYPLGPLQLRLSDPFGMCELTRSFSAYDTLTVIPHTEALPPVKLAGEASGYGDGRQRSLALAGDDDIIPRAYRYGDDLRRVHWRSTARYGELMVRREEQPQRARCTVLLDTRRVAYQGAGPDSAFEWAVSGAASALVHMLERGFAVRLLTDTGNSVPGEGADGFAGSTQESADSAGLMMDTLAVVDHSDGAGLSPSYDVLRGGNEGLLIAFFGDLDEEQAAVAARMRQRSGAAVAFVLDSGTWVTSGAVAGAVDERLRQLSEAGWTALAVPPGTPLSDLWQQAGRQRVESPGGSTNGFSGGWS; encoded by the coding sequence ATGTCGGCCGGGGCGCCCACCGCCGCGGAAGGCAAGGACACCAGCGGGGTGCGGGCGGCCCTGGGCGGGCTGACCACGCGCGGCCGTTCCTTCCTCGCGGCCGGGGTGGCCGCGGCGGTGTGCGCGTATGTCCTGGGGCAGGGCGACCTGTTGCGGGTCGGACTGCTGCTCGGCGTACTGCCGCTGGTCTGTGTGGCCGTGCTGTACCGCACCCGCTACCGGGTCGCGGGCAGCCGGCGCCTTTCGCCCCTGCGGGTGCCCGCGGGGTCCGAGGCGCGGGTGCATCTGCGAATGGACAATGTCTCGCGGCTGCCCACCGGCCTGCTGATGCTCCAGGACCATGTGCCGTACGTACTGGGACCGCGGCCCAGATTCGTTCTCGACCAGGTGGAGGCGGGCGGCCGGCGCGAGGTGTCGTACCGGGTGCGCTCGGATCTGCGCGGGCGCTATCCGCTCGGGCCGCTCCAGCTGCGGCTGAGCGACCCGTTCGGGATGTGCGAGCTGACCCGCTCCTTCAGCGCGTACGACACCCTGACCGTCATTCCGCACACCGAGGCGCTGCCTCCGGTGAAGCTGGCGGGCGAGGCCTCGGGGTACGGCGACGGGCGGCAGCGCTCGCTGGCGCTGGCGGGCGACGACGACATCATCCCGCGCGCCTACCGCTACGGCGACGATCTTCGCCGGGTGCACTGGCGCTCCACCGCGCGCTACGGCGAGCTGATGGTGCGCCGCGAGGAGCAGCCGCAACGCGCCAGATGCACGGTGCTGCTCGACACCCGGCGGGTCGCCTACCAGGGCGCCGGTCCCGACTCCGCCTTCGAGTGGGCGGTCTCGGGCGCGGCCTCCGCACTGGTGCACATGCTGGAACGGGGTTTCGCGGTCCGGCTGTTGACGGACACGGGGAACTCGGTGCCGGGTGAGGGCGCCGACGGCTTCGCCGGATCGACCCAGGAGTCCGCGGACTCCGCGGGGCTGATGATGGACACGCTCGCGGTTGTCGACCACTCCGACGGGGCGGGGCTCTCGCCCTCGTACGACGTCCTGCGCGGCGGGAACGAAGGACTGCTGATCGCCTTCTTCGGCGATCTGGACGAGGAGCAGGCTGCCGTCGCGGCCAGGATGCGGCAGCGCAGCGGCGCGGCTGTCGCCTTCGTCCTGGACAGCGGGACCTGGGTGACGAGCGGCGCGGTCGCAGGGGCGGTCGACGAGCGGCTGAGGCAGCTGTCCGAGGCGGGCTGGACGGCGCTCGCCGTGCCGCCCGGGACACCGCTGTCCGATCTGTGGCAGCAGGCCGGCCGGCAGCGCGTCGAGTCTCCCGGCGGCAGTACGAACGGTTTCTCTGGGGGTTGGTCATGA
- a CDS encoding MASE1 domain-containing protein — MRNAEIGGYGSAALRILAVAAVYYGSARLGLLQQLVRGQVTPLWPPTGVALAGLLVLGLRIWPGIALGAFLANASIGPSPLAVLGIVAGNTLAPICAYLMLRRAEFREQLDRLRDVLALVFLGALAGMLISSTVGSGVLVLAGALKASAFWPTWSVWWTGDAMGVLVVTPFLLTLRRARWPRRAGLVRWIEAVALALGTLFATILATHTTNSSLLFVVFPFLIWAAFRFQLAGAAPCALGVSTLAILAAAAETGPFAGQDLFDSMVTLQAFNGITALTALLLAAVITERNKTHEELARVCTRLAGMVADIEPRPDSNDV; from the coding sequence GTGCGCAATGCGGAGATCGGTGGTTATGGGTCTGCTGCTCTGCGGATCCTCGCTGTCGCCGCCGTCTACTACGGGTCCGCCCGGCTCGGGCTTCTTCAGCAGCTGGTGCGCGGTCAGGTCACGCCCCTGTGGCCGCCGACGGGGGTGGCCCTGGCCGGTCTGCTCGTCCTCGGTCTGCGGATCTGGCCGGGCATCGCGCTCGGCGCCTTCCTGGCCAATGCGTCCATCGGCCCTTCGCCCCTCGCCGTGCTGGGCATCGTCGCCGGCAACACCCTGGCCCCGATCTGCGCGTACCTGATGCTGCGCCGTGCGGAGTTCCGCGAGCAACTGGACCGGCTGCGGGACGTACTGGCACTCGTTTTCCTCGGCGCGCTGGCCGGGATGCTGATCAGCTCGACCGTGGGCAGCGGTGTGCTGGTGCTGGCCGGGGCGCTGAAGGCGAGCGCCTTCTGGCCGACGTGGTCGGTGTGGTGGACCGGCGACGCGATGGGGGTCCTTGTCGTCACTCCGTTCCTGCTCACCCTCCGCAGGGCCCGGTGGCCGCGGCGCGCCGGGCTCGTCCGCTGGATCGAGGCGGTGGCGCTGGCGCTGGGCACGCTCTTCGCGACGATTCTCGCGACACACACCACCAACTCGTCCCTGCTCTTCGTGGTCTTCCCGTTCCTGATCTGGGCCGCCTTCCGCTTCCAGCTGGCCGGTGCCGCGCCGTGCGCCCTGGGGGTGTCGACGCTGGCGATCCTCGCCGCGGCCGCGGAGACCGGCCCGTTCGCCGGTCAGGACCTGTTCGACAGCATGGTCACGCTGCAGGCCTTCAACGGCATCACGGCGCTGACGGCCCTGCTGCTCGCGGCGGTCATCACCGAGCGGAACAAGACCCATGAGGAGCTCGCACGGGTCTGCACACGGCTCGCCGGGATGGTGGCCGACATCGAGCCGCGCCCGGATTCGAACGACGTCTGA
- a CDS encoding class I SAM-dependent methyltransferase has protein sequence MSDPMRPRASLRTAVVWEVLKEALDRRVKAVGTEALDVLDTGGGSGNFAVPAAKLGHRVTVVDPSPNALFALERRAAEADVADRVRGVQGDIHGLFEVVERGGYDAVLCHGVLEYVDDPAEGVRNAVDALRPNGALSLLAAGLGGAVLARALAGHFTEARNALTDPAGRWGTGDPVPRRFTAQQLTELVSAAGAEVGAVHGVRVFADLVPGVLVDTEPGALDALLKLEAAAAELPAFHSVATQLHVLGEKRG, from the coding sequence GTGTCGGACCCGATGCGACCCCGCGCCTCTCTCCGTACCGCCGTGGTCTGGGAGGTCCTCAAGGAGGCCCTCGACCGCCGGGTCAAGGCGGTCGGGACGGAAGCCCTGGACGTCCTCGACACCGGCGGCGGCAGCGGCAACTTCGCCGTGCCCGCGGCCAAGCTGGGGCACCGCGTCACCGTCGTCGACCCCAGCCCCAACGCGCTCTTCGCGCTGGAGCGCCGGGCCGCCGAGGCCGACGTGGCCGACCGCGTGCGCGGCGTCCAGGGCGACATCCACGGCCTCTTCGAGGTCGTCGAGCGCGGTGGCTACGACGCGGTGCTCTGCCACGGAGTCCTCGAGTACGTGGACGACCCCGCCGAGGGCGTACGGAACGCCGTGGACGCACTCCGGCCCAACGGCGCGCTCAGCCTGCTCGCCGCCGGGCTCGGCGGGGCTGTCCTGGCCAGGGCGCTGGCCGGGCACTTCACCGAGGCCCGCAACGCGCTGACCGACCCAGCGGGCCGGTGGGGCACCGGCGACCCGGTGCCGCGGCGCTTCACCGCCCAGCAGCTCACCGAACTCGTCAGTGCGGCCGGTGCCGAAGTCGGTGCCGTGCACGGCGTTCGGGTCTTCGCCGACCTGGTCCCGGGTGTCCTGGTGGACACCGAGCCCGGCGCTCTCGACGCGCTGCTCAAACTGGAGGCGGCGGCCGCCGAGCTGCCGGCCTTCCACTCGGTCGCGACCCAGCTCCACGTACTGGGCGAGAAGCGGGGCTGA
- a CDS encoding beta-class carbonic anhydrase has protein sequence MSTSAHHSADAARSGHTVTDRLVEANLRYAARFQDPGMDARPVLQVAVVACMDARLDLHDALGLELGDCHTIRNAGGVVTDDVIRSLTISQRALGTRSVILIHHTNCGLESLTEDFRHELEDEVGQRPAWAVEAFRDVDQDVRQSMQRVRTSPFLPHTDDVRGFVFDVTVGRLREIDPAV, from the coding sequence ATGTCGACTTCCGCGCACCACTCCGCCGACGCAGCACGTTCCGGCCACACGGTCACCGACCGTCTCGTCGAGGCGAACCTGCGCTACGCCGCCCGTTTCCAGGACCCCGGGATGGACGCGCGTCCCGTGCTGCAGGTGGCCGTGGTCGCGTGCATGGACGCCCGGCTCGACCTGCACGACGCGCTCGGCCTGGAGCTGGGCGACTGCCACACGATCCGCAACGCGGGCGGCGTGGTCACGGACGATGTGATCCGGTCGCTGACCATCAGCCAGCGGGCGCTCGGCACCCGCAGCGTGATACTCATCCACCACACCAACTGCGGCCTGGAGTCGCTCACCGAGGACTTCCGGCACGAGCTGGAGGACGAGGTCGGGCAGCGGCCGGCCTGGGCGGTCGAGGCGTTCCGGGACGTCGATCAGGACGTACGGCAATCGATGCAGCGGGTGCGCACCTCACCGTTCCTTCCGCACACCGACGACGTGCGCGGCTTCGTCTTCGATGTGACGGTCGGTCGGTTGCGGGAGATCGACCCCGCAGTGTGA